In the Diceros bicornis minor isolate mBicDic1 chromosome 22, mDicBic1.mat.cur, whole genome shotgun sequence genome, one interval contains:
- the LOC131419837 gene encoding C-C motif chemokine 19-like, giving the protein MAPHAAVLLALSLLTLSTSPALGGANDAEDCCLTVNQRPIPGNIVRAFRYLLIKDGCRVPAVVFTMLRGRQLCAPPDQPWVDRIIRRLQNSARRRLTLPTVPPPSESLPKTPAHDLASPSSSRASATAVSA; this is encoded by the exons ATGGCACCCCACGCAGCTGTACTACTGGCCCTCAGCCTGCTGACTCTCTCGACCTCCCCTG CTCTGGGTGGTGCTAACGACGCTGAAGATTGCTGCCTGACTGTGAACCAGCGCCCCATCCCTGGGAACATCGTGCGAGCCTTTCGCTACCTCCTCATCAAGGATGGCTGCAGAGTGCCCGCCGTTGT ATTCACCATGCTGAGAGGTCGCCAGCTCTGTGCACCCCCAGACCAGCCCTGGGTGGACCGCATCATCCGGAGACTGCAGAACTCTGCAAGAAGAAGGCTGACCCTCCCAACCGTGCCTCCTCCCTCCGAGTCCCTGCCCAAGACCCCAGCCCATGACCtggcctctccttcctcctccagagCAAGCGCCACAGCAGTTAGTGCATGA